The following coding sequences lie in one Halorarum halophilum genomic window:
- a CDS encoding UPF0179 family protein yields the protein MTTVTLVGDRLAEVGTEFVYEGESAACEGCPYREQCLNLKEGRRYRVSDVRENTQLLDCAVHDGGVRAVEVEPAGVTACVPSKGAYAGSKGSLAGPCPHVECPSHEYCVPQGASFDEEHRITEVRGDPPHEYCALDRDLTLVEFAAPDAN from the coding sequence ATGACCACGGTCACGCTCGTCGGCGACCGCCTCGCGGAGGTGGGGACCGAGTTCGTCTACGAGGGGGAGTCGGCCGCCTGCGAGGGCTGTCCGTACCGCGAACAGTGTCTCAACCTAAAGGAGGGTCGCCGCTACCGCGTGAGCGACGTGCGCGAGAACACCCAGCTCCTCGACTGCGCGGTCCACGACGGCGGCGTCCGCGCGGTCGAGGTCGAACCGGCCGGCGTCACGGCCTGCGTCCCCTCGAAGGGGGCCTACGCCGGGAGCAAGGGCTCGCTGGCCGGGCCGTGCCCGCACGTCGAGTGCCCGAGCCACGAGTACTGCGTCCCCCAGGGCGCGTCGTTCGACGAGGAACACCGGATCACCGAGGTCCGGGGCGACCCGCCCCACGAGTACTGCGCGCTCGATCGCGACCTGACGCTCGTGGAGTTCGCGGCTCCCGACGCGAACTGA
- a CDS encoding DUF5820 family protein — protein sequence MSFESASLPDGWRVWNEEAEGRTVLVYRPDVFDGDRFPAACLPTLYVTNGSPRRRPGAAQREADEWRVTLFLEPDVEAESSRHDEREEAVAAARDLTDRFASGEIDYRGAYQVPREEYFAELDELTGRKA from the coding sequence ATGAGCTTCGAGTCGGCGTCGCTCCCGGACGGCTGGCGGGTGTGGAACGAGGAGGCCGAGGGCCGGACCGTGCTCGTCTACCGCCCAGACGTGTTCGACGGCGATCGCTTCCCCGCGGCGTGTCTCCCGACCCTCTACGTGACGAACGGGTCGCCTAGGAGGCGTCCCGGCGCCGCCCAGCGCGAGGCCGACGAGTGGCGCGTGACGCTGTTCCTCGAACCCGACGTCGAGGCCGAGTCGAGTCGTCACGACGAGCGGGAGGAGGCGGTCGCCGCGGCCAGGGACCTGACCGACCGGTTCGCGTCGGGGGAGATCGACTACCGGGGCGCCTACCAGGTCCCCCGCGAGGAGTACTTCGCGGAACTCGACGAGTTGACGGGGCGAAAGGCGTAA
- a CDS encoding AAA domain-containing protein, with amino-acid sequence MNVRGPVLEVGEVRSVDTQYGERDLAELTVRPDGGAADAVTVTLWGKWTHTAEHAEPGMELLVTDAERDDFGDREGYTTSKESYVVLEPDFLVDVTDVRSWVQCPRMYYLNKLSGIPLNYPVVKGTIVHEVFGDLLRGVDLEESIEDQVANAGLELGLLGRERDEVADEVRRNAAAIEGWLNQGTLTPEEDDWRSEYTLISPTFGVKGRADALRRGMPVELKTGKNTNRDPRFQDKIQAACYALLLQERGVPADTGTLLYTKNTALDRSEASGDLSPAKEFSVGKGLLDFVVRTRNEIAAMEFDTSVPTGFEANAKCEYCFEQDTCMVVSGRLDQESKAGQIGTPLPEEEREYFDRFYRAIEEERAETHAEYRKLWEQTPEERAADDRALVDLDPVDREELPGGGWRLRARKDPEAVSKLREGDVALASDGDPTAGHSELCRIERLDEEVVVTADEPVDLRRLDVYPSEISVDRMLTALHDALLKGDPDRKDVLFGRREPEFSDGERTFIDNNESQNRAVNRAVNAEDFALVHGPPGTGKTYTIARIVRALVERGDRVLLSAFTNRAVDNALQALREQGYEGAVRYGTETGVRGDMQDIRLVRRGEPNDRAAELNGAPVVAATTAACGSRAMREQEFDVALVDEASQLTEPGTLAPVNLADRFVLVGDHEQLPPVVRAENGLQRSLFQRLIEEHPDAGVMLDRQYRMSQRIQAFSSAEFYDGALRPATPEVAGQTLGDLGVDVTDLPPDLREGVSFVDPDGRREGNANPIEAERVEEIVEAYVDAGVPREGIGVIAPFRAQVAEIGRRTDVTVDTVDRFQGSSEEVIVVSFVATDSLDSPIFEDPRRVNVALTRARKALCLVGDSDALASEPFYRRMLEWARR; translated from the coding sequence GTGAACGTTCGCGGCCCGGTTCTGGAGGTCGGCGAGGTGCGCTCGGTGGACACGCAGTACGGCGAGCGCGATCTGGCGGAACTGACCGTCCGCCCCGACGGCGGGGCGGCGGACGCGGTCACGGTGACGCTGTGGGGCAAGTGGACCCACACCGCCGAGCACGCGGAGCCGGGCATGGAACTGCTGGTCACGGACGCCGAGCGGGACGACTTCGGCGATCGGGAGGGGTACACGACCTCGAAGGAGTCGTACGTCGTCCTCGAACCAGACTTCCTCGTCGACGTGACGGACGTCCGGTCGTGGGTGCAGTGCCCGCGGATGTACTACCTGAACAAGCTCTCGGGCATCCCGCTGAACTACCCAGTGGTCAAGGGGACCATCGTCCACGAGGTGTTCGGCGACCTGCTGCGCGGCGTCGACCTGGAGGAGAGCATCGAGGACCAGGTGGCGAACGCCGGCCTCGAACTCGGCCTGCTCGGCCGTGAGCGCGACGAGGTGGCCGACGAGGTGCGCCGGAACGCGGCGGCCATCGAGGGCTGGCTGAACCAGGGGACGCTCACCCCTGAGGAGGACGACTGGCGCTCGGAGTACACGCTCATCTCGCCGACGTTCGGCGTGAAGGGCCGGGCCGACGCGCTGCGCCGCGGGATGCCGGTCGAACTCAAGACGGGGAAGAACACGAACCGCGACCCGCGCTTCCAGGACAAGATCCAGGCGGCCTGCTACGCGCTGCTCCTCCAGGAGCGCGGCGTCCCGGCCGACACCGGCACGCTGCTGTACACGAAGAACACGGCGCTCGACCGGTCGGAGGCGAGCGGCGACCTCTCGCCGGCCAAGGAGTTCTCGGTCGGGAAGGGCCTGCTCGACTTCGTCGTCCGCACGCGCAACGAGATCGCCGCGATGGAGTTCGACACGTCGGTGCCGACCGGCTTCGAGGCGAACGCGAAGTGCGAGTACTGCTTCGAGCAGGACACCTGCATGGTCGTCTCCGGGCGCCTGGACCAGGAGTCGAAGGCTGGCCAGATCGGCACGCCCCTCCCCGAGGAGGAGCGCGAGTACTTCGACCGCTTCTACCGCGCCATCGAGGAGGAGCGCGCTGAGACCCACGCCGAGTACCGGAAGCTCTGGGAGCAGACCCCCGAAGAGCGCGCGGCCGACGACAGAGCGCTCGTCGACCTCGACCCGGTCGACCGCGAGGAACTCCCCGGTGGCGGCTGGCGCCTGCGGGCTCGGAAGGACCCCGAAGCCGTCTCGAAGCTCCGCGAGGGCGACGTCGCCCTCGCCTCCGACGGCGACCCGACGGCGGGTCACAGCGAGCTGTGCCGGATCGAGCGGCTCGACGAAGAGGTCGTCGTCACCGCCGACGAGCCGGTCGACCTCCGACGGCTGGATGTGTACCCCTCGGAGATCTCCGTCGACCGGATGCTGACGGCGCTCCACGACGCGCTGTTGAAGGGCGACCCCGACAGGAAGGACGTGCTGTTCGGGCGACGGGAGCCGGAGTTCTCGGACGGGGAGCGCACCTTCATCGACAACAACGAGTCGCAGAACCGGGCGGTGAACCGCGCCGTGAACGCAGAGGACTTCGCGCTCGTCCACGGCCCGCCCGGGACCGGCAAGACGTACACCATCGCCCGCATCGTCCGCGCGCTCGTCGAACGCGGCGACCGCGTGCTGCTGTCGGCGTTCACGAACCGCGCCGTCGACAACGCCCTCCAGGCCCTCCGCGAGCAGGGGTACGAGGGCGCCGTCCGGTACGGCACGGAGACCGGCGTCCGCGGCGACATGCAGGACATCAGGCTCGTCAGGCGAGGAGAGCCGAACGATCGTGCGGCTGAGCTCAACGGCGCGCCGGTCGTCGCCGCCACCACCGCCGCCTGCGGGTCGCGCGCGATGCGCGAGCAGGAGTTCGACGTGGCGCTCGTCGACGAGGCGTCACAGCTCACCGAACCCGGCACGCTGGCTCCGGTCAACCTCGCCGACCGGTTCGTGCTCGTCGGCGACCACGAGCAGTTACCGCCCGTCGTCCGGGCGGAGAACGGCCTCCAGCGGTCGCTGTTCCAGCGGCTCATCGAGGAGCACCCCGACGCCGGGGTCATGCTCGACCGGCAGTACCGGATGAGCCAGCGCATCCAGGCGTTCTCCTCGGCGGAGTTCTACGACGGGGCGCTTCGGCCGGCGACGCCCGAGGTCGCCGGCCAGACGCTCGGCGACCTCGGCGTCGACGTCACGGACCTCCCGCCGGACCTCCGCGAGGGCGTGTCGTTCGTCGATCCCGACGGCCGGCGCGAGGGGAACGCGAACCCGATCGAGGCCGAGCGCGTCGAGGAGATCGTCGAGGCGTACGTCGACGCCGGCGTGCCGCGCGAGGGGATCGGCGTCATCGCGCCGTTCCGCGCGCAGGTCGCGGAGATCGGCCGGCGGACCGACGTGACCGTCGACACCGTCGACCGGTTCCAGGGGTCGAGCGAGGAGGTGATCGTCGTCTCGTTCGTCGCGACCGACTCGCTCGACTCGCCCATCTTCGAGGATCCGCGCCGGGTGAACGTCGCGCTGACGCGCGCGCGGAAGGCGCTCTGTCTCGTCGGCGACTCAGACGCCCTGGCGTCCGAGCCGTTCTACCGCCGGATGCTCGAGTGGGCACGTCGCTAG
- a CDS encoding PH domain-containing protein has product METLDPRVRLVWIGGALVTAAVLAVLGFGVRRFGVPFPEAAIVAVVALAAVVGVVLALLRYRVWRFEVRGDSLYLVRGVLTRTDTSVPFVRVQHVDTRRGPVERAVGLASVVVYTAGTRGADITIPGLTPERARTLRERLRDLATESELDAV; this is encoded by the coding sequence ATGGAGACACTCGACCCCCGCGTCCGCCTCGTCTGGATCGGGGGCGCGCTCGTCACCGCCGCCGTCCTCGCGGTCCTCGGGTTCGGCGTCAGGCGCTTCGGCGTCCCGTTCCCCGAGGCGGCGATCGTCGCCGTCGTCGCGCTCGCCGCGGTCGTCGGCGTCGTCCTCGCGCTCCTCCGCTACCGGGTGTGGCGCTTCGAGGTGCGCGGCGACTCGCTGTACCTCGTCCGCGGCGTCCTCACCCGGACGGACACCTCGGTGCCGTTCGTCCGCGTCCAGCACGTCGACACCCGCCGCGGGCCGGTCGAGCGGGCCGTCGGACTCGCCAGCGTCGTCGTCTACACGGCCGGCACCCGCGGCGCCGACATCACCATCCCCGGGCTGACCCCAGAGCGGGCCCGGACGCTCCGCGAGCGCCTGCGCGACCTCGCGACCGAGAGCGAACTGGACGCCGTCTGA
- a CDS encoding PH domain-containing protein, protein MTRLHPLSALTDAVQRALQFGSFALFASIMLSGPLGVVDVLPALLLAPLAAVVGAGYAVARYLRFEYDLGPERLVVTSGVFSRQEREIPLRRIQNVDVSRSLVQRVLGLATVRFETAGGSATEAELDAVGAEDAERLRHQVGERVRALREGERSTGAAVDDEVGAVDTGGSPGEAGTTGVTGSEVAAGGSEFDDSFAGSRGETLYEISARDLLVLSAISFRPGAIAAPVFGAPFVGDAATRGGVLLFRFFGGGREGGATDLLAAAFTALVGLVAFAVTVWIASAALTYARYYDFRLERVADELRYERGLLGRYSGTVPLEKVQTVSIGENVAMRRLGYATLSVETAGYAPGSNRAGGAETTIPLAARGRVLDLARDLQPFGRPTFERPPTRARRRYAIRYALVSVGLAAVVLGASWLWTPLPAIAAAVPLVGLALAPIAARSKWRHRGYDERERAMLTRSGFWYRSTRVVPYYRLQTVFARRTIFQRRWDLASLTADTASTTSIVGGDATAHDIDGDEADDLRERLLDRLREDLAERRGRSAGGSEGSVSPDTGRNAPGERDGSGTVAGAGEEGGDEYRDGAGGGDGHAP, encoded by the coding sequence ATGACCCGGCTCCACCCGCTCTCGGCGCTCACCGACGCTGTCCAGCGCGCCCTCCAGTTCGGCTCGTTCGCCCTCTTCGCGAGCATCATGCTCTCGGGTCCGCTTGGCGTCGTCGACGTCCTGCCGGCGCTGCTGCTCGCGCCCCTGGCGGCGGTGGTCGGTGCGGGCTACGCCGTCGCGCGCTACCTCCGGTTCGAGTACGACCTCGGCCCCGAGCGTCTCGTCGTCACCTCCGGCGTGTTCTCCCGGCAGGAGCGTGAGATCCCCCTCCGCAGGATCCAGAACGTCGACGTCTCGCGCTCGCTCGTCCAGCGCGTGCTCGGCCTCGCGACGGTCAGGTTCGAGACCGCCGGTGGGAGCGCCACGGAGGCCGAACTGGACGCCGTCGGGGCCGAGGACGCGGAGCGCCTCCGCCACCAGGTCGGCGAGCGGGTCCGGGCTCTCCGGGAGGGCGAACGGTCGACCGGCGCCGCGGTAGACGACGAGGTCGGCGCGGTCGATACCGGCGGTTCCCCCGGCGAAGCGGGGACTACCGGCGTCACCGGGAGCGAGGTGGCGGCCGGCGGATCGGAGTTCGACGACTCGTTCGCGGGGTCCCGGGGCGAGACGCTGTACGAGATCTCTGCGAGGGACCTGCTCGTCCTCAGCGCGATCTCCTTCCGGCCCGGCGCCATCGCCGCCCCCGTGTTTGGCGCGCCCTTCGTCGGCGACGCCGCTACCCGGGGCGGCGTGCTGTTGTTCCGGTTCTTCGGCGGCGGACGCGAGGGCGGGGCCACTGACCTGCTGGCGGCGGCGTTCACCGCGCTCGTCGGCCTCGTCGCGTTCGCGGTCACCGTGTGGATCGCGAGCGCCGCGCTGACGTACGCCCGCTACTACGACTTCAGGCTCGAACGCGTCGCGGACGAACTGCGGTACGAGCGCGGTCTGCTCGGCCGCTACAGCGGCACCGTCCCGCTGGAGAAGGTTCAGACCGTGTCGATCGGCGAGAACGTCGCCATGCGCCGGCTCGGCTACGCGACGCTCTCGGTCGAGACGGCCGGCTACGCGCCCGGGTCGAACCGCGCGGGCGGCGCGGAGACGACGATCCCGCTGGCGGCGCGCGGACGAGTGCTCGACCTCGCGCGGGACCTCCAGCCGTTCGGCCGGCCGACGTTCGAGCGGCCGCCGACCCGCGCGCGACGGCGGTACGCGATCCGCTACGCGCTCGTCTCCGTCGGCCTCGCCGCGGTCGTTCTCGGGGCGAGCTGGCTCTGGACGCCGCTTCCGGCGATCGCGGCAGCGGTCCCCCTCGTCGGCCTCGCGCTGGCGCCGATCGCCGCGCGATCGAAGTGGCGTCACCGCGGGTACGACGAGCGCGAACGCGCGATGCTCACCCGGTCGGGGTTCTGGTACCGGAGCACCCGCGTCGTCCCGTACTACCGGCTCCAGACGGTGTTCGCGCGAAGGACGATCTTCCAGCGTCGCTGGGACCTCGCCAGCCTCACGGCCGACACGGCGTCGACGACGAGCATCGTCGGCGGCGACGCCACCGCACACGACATCGACGGCGACGAGGCGGACGACCTCCGGGAGCGCCTGCTCGACCGGCTCCGGGAGGACCTCGCCGAGCGCCGCGGCCGCTCAGCAGGCGGATCGGAGGGAAGTGTGTCGCCGGATACCGGGCGGAACGCTCCCGGGGAACGGGACGGCTCGGGAACGGTTGCCGGTGCCGGGGAGGAAGGCGGGGACGAATACCGGGACGGGGCGGGGGGCGGGGACGGGCACGCGCCCTGA
- a CDS encoding DUF6789 family protein gives MSNSSETASETESGGNSSRNITPRKLVIAGGAGFVGILAMLPFFAVAYTFGALTPVAFASLSELVGISTTSPWAFPVGVILFVGAGMTMLPILFVSLAGFLPPERSLGLRGVAFATIVWTGFFFAFEIDQSGVTFWVFVVTTLLAHFAYGYVLGSLFGRYARVPSYDV, from the coding sequence ATGTCGAACTCCTCCGAGACGGCCTCAGAAACCGAGTCCGGCGGCAACAGCTCCCGGAACATCACCCCCCGTAAACTGGTGATCGCCGGCGGCGCCGGTTTCGTCGGGATACTCGCGATGCTCCCGTTCTTCGCGGTCGCGTACACATTCGGCGCGCTCACGCCGGTGGCGTTCGCGAGCCTCTCCGAGCTGGTCGGCATCTCGACCACCTCGCCGTGGGCGTTCCCGGTCGGCGTGATCCTCTTCGTCGGCGCCGGCATGACGATGCTCCCGATCCTGTTCGTCTCGCTGGCCGGCTTCCTCCCGCCGGAGCGGTCACTGGGTCTCCGCGGCGTCGCGTTCGCCACCATCGTCTGGACGGGGTTCTTCTTCGCGTTCGAGATCGACCAGAGCGGGGTGACGTTCTGGGTGTTCGTCGTCACCACCCTGCTCGCCCACTTCGCGTACGGCTACGTCCTCGGCTCGCTGTTCGGCCGGTACGCCAGGGTCCCCTCCTACGACGTGTGA
- a CDS encoding SDR family oxidoreductase, translated as MSVDLKDVEDQVIVVTGASSGIGLSTARMAAERGAQLVLAARSEDALEELTGEITEAGGDAVYVVADVSDQDDVRTIAEVAEETYGGFDTWVNVAGAFIYGKLEDTPIEDMRRQFDTNVWGLLYGSLEAADHLKERGGAIINVGSVVSDQAMPLQGSYSASKHAVKGFTDSLRMELEEEGAPVSVTLVKPSAIDTPYPQHAKNYMDRGARLPPPQYAPETVARTILHAAEHPEREVFVGWGGKSMAVLGHYASSLMDTLMETVFYRFQRADREPGPLEDNSLDEPGGELEERGDYDGHVSETSVYTRLSLRTTPAGKVVAGLGVAILLVYAYVRAMGDRGEGTE; from the coding sequence ATGAGCGTGGACCTGAAGGACGTCGAGGATCAAGTGATCGTCGTCACCGGCGCGTCCTCGGGCATCGGCCTGTCGACGGCGCGGATGGCCGCGGAGCGGGGAGCACAACTCGTGCTCGCGGCCCGCAGCGAGGACGCGCTGGAGGAGTTGACCGGGGAGATAACCGAGGCGGGCGGCGACGCGGTGTACGTCGTCGCCGACGTGAGCGACCAGGACGACGTCCGCACGATCGCGGAGGTGGCCGAGGAGACGTACGGCGGGTTCGACACGTGGGTCAACGTCGCGGGCGCCTTCATCTACGGCAAGCTCGAGGACACCCCGATCGAGGACATGCGGCGACAGTTCGACACCAACGTCTGGGGCCTGCTGTACGGCTCGCTGGAGGCGGCCGACCACCTGAAGGAACGCGGCGGTGCGATCATCAACGTCGGCAGCGTCGTCTCCGACCAGGCCATGCCCCTGCAAGGCAGTTACTCGGCCTCGAAGCACGCCGTGAAGGGCTTCACCGACTCCCTGCGCATGGAACTGGAGGAGGAGGGGGCGCCCGTGTCCGTGACGCTCGTCAAGCCGAGCGCCATCGACACGCCGTACCCCCAGCACGCGAAGAACTACATGGACAGGGGGGCGCGCCTCCCGCCGCCGCAGTACGCGCCGGAGACGGTGGCTCGGACGATCCTGCACGCCGCGGAGCACCCCGAGCGCGAGGTGTTCGTCGGCTGGGGCGGCAAGAGCATGGCCGTGCTCGGCCACTACGCGTCGAGTCTCATGGACACGCTCATGGAGACAGTGTTCTACCGGTTCCAGCGGGCCGACCGCGAGCCCGGCCCGCTGGAGGACAACAGCCTCGACGAGCCGGGAGGGGAACTCGAGGAGCGGGGCGACTACGACGGCCACGTCTCCGAGACGAGCGTCTACACCAGGCTCTCGCTGCGAACGACGCCCGCGGGCAAGGTCGTCGCAGGACTCGGGGTGGCGATCCTGCTGGTGTACGCCTACGTCAGGGCGATGGGAGACCGGGGCGAAGGGACCGAGTGA
- a CDS encoding PrkA family serine protein kinase has protein sequence MTGAMKTLEELSDRYKETVPSDLREAKSFDWYLSEVHEHPRIARNAHQRVADMFDHYGTRYDEDAGVVEYLMASEDPLHDGENTFYGREVHESIHEFVNKVKSGARGLGPEKRIKLLLGPVGSGKSHFDWLVRRYFEDYTRTDEGRLYTFRWTNLLDVIPDQDPADDTVRSPMNQDPLVLLPQPQREEVIEGLNEVLDAPYTIRNEQSLDPASGFYMNALLAEYDDDLQAVLENHVEIVRLVADENRRRCVETFEPKDKKNQDETELTGDVNYSKLAVYGENDPRSFDYAGAFCNANRGIFSGEELLKLQREFLYDFLHASQEQTIKPRNNPRIDIDQVIVGRTNMPEYRDKKGDEKMEAFNDRTKRIDYPYVLEYGEEAEIYRKMLRNADVPDMHIEPHAMEMAGLFGVLTRIEEPSDGGVTLVQKAKAYNGEIDETDDIDERKLREDGDAVADIAEGMEGVSARFIGDEIAEAIMDATHRGRSYLSPLSVFSHFEENLENHGSIPEDNLERYERYLELVRNEYRERAIEDVRHALAYDVEEIQRQGEKYMDHVMAYIDDATVEDDLTGREQEPDETFLRSVEEKLDIPGDRKDDFRQEVANWVSRRAREGVSFDPQDNDRLRRALERKLWEDKKHNINFSALVSAGELDDDERSAWVDALHEQGYSREGAREVLEFAGAEVAKSELEQ, from the coding sequence ATGACCGGAGCCATGAAAACCCTCGAGGAACTGAGCGATCGATACAAGGAGACGGTGCCCTCGGACCTGCGCGAGGCGAAGTCCTTCGACTGGTACCTGTCCGAGGTCCACGAACACCCCCGAATCGCGCGCAACGCCCACCAGCGCGTCGCCGACATGTTCGACCACTACGGCACGCGCTACGACGAGGACGCGGGCGTGGTGGAGTACCTCATGGCCAGCGAGGATCCCCTCCACGACGGCGAGAACACCTTCTACGGCCGCGAGGTCCACGAGTCGATCCACGAGTTCGTGAACAAGGTGAAATCGGGGGCTCGCGGGCTCGGGCCGGAGAAACGGATCAAGTTGCTCCTCGGCCCCGTCGGATCGGGCAAGAGCCACTTCGACTGGCTCGTCCGCCGGTACTTCGAGGACTACACCCGGACCGACGAGGGGCGGCTGTACACCTTCCGGTGGACGAACCTCCTCGACGTCATCCCGGACCAGGACCCCGCGGACGACACCGTCCGGTCGCCGATGAACCAGGACCCGCTCGTGCTCCTCCCCCAGCCACAGCGCGAGGAGGTGATCGAGGGGCTGAACGAGGTGCTCGACGCGCCCTACACCATCCGGAACGAGCAGAGCCTCGACCCCGCATCGGGCTTCTACATGAACGCGCTGCTCGCGGAGTACGACGACGACCTGCAGGCCGTCCTCGAGAACCACGTGGAGATCGTCCGCCTCGTCGCGGACGAGAACCGCCGGCGCTGCGTCGAGACGTTCGAGCCGAAGGACAAGAAGAACCAGGACGAGACGGAGCTGACCGGCGACGTCAACTACTCGAAGCTCGCGGTGTACGGCGAGAACGACCCGCGATCGTTCGACTACGCCGGCGCGTTCTGTAACGCCAACCGCGGCATCTTCAGCGGCGAGGAGCTGTTGAAGCTCCAGCGCGAGTTCCTCTACGACTTCCTCCACGCCTCCCAAGAGCAGACGATCAAGCCGCGGAACAACCCCCGCATCGACATCGACCAGGTGATCGTCGGCCGGACGAACATGCCCGAGTACCGGGACAAGAAGGGCGACGAGAAGATGGAGGCGTTCAACGACCGCACCAAGCGGATCGACTACCCGTACGTCCTCGAGTACGGCGAGGAGGCGGAGATCTACCGGAAGATGCTCCGGAACGCCGACGTGCCCGACATGCACATCGAACCCCACGCCATGGAGATGGCGGGTCTGTTCGGCGTGCTCACCCGCATCGAGGAGCCGTCCGACGGCGGCGTCACGCTTGTCCAGAAGGCGAAGGCCTACAACGGCGAGATCGACGAGACCGACGACATCGACGAGCGGAAGCTCCGCGAGGACGGCGACGCGGTCGCCGACATCGCCGAGGGGATGGAGGGCGTCTCCGCGCGGTTCATCGGCGACGAGATCGCCGAGGCCATCATGGACGCCACCCACCGCGGCCGGTCGTACCTCTCGCCGCTGTCGGTGTTCTCCCATTTCGAGGAGAACCTCGAGAACCACGGCTCCATTCCCGAGGACAACCTCGAACGCTACGAGCGCTACCTCGAACTCGTCCGCAACGAGTACCGCGAGCGCGCCATCGAGGACGTCCGCCACGCGCTCGCCTACGACGTTGAGGAGATCCAGCGGCAGGGCGAGAAGTACATGGACCACGTCATGGCGTACATCGACGACGCGACCGTCGAGGACGACCTCACCGGCCGCGAGCAGGAGCCCGACGAGACGTTCCTGCGCTCGGTCGAGGAGAAGCTCGACATCCCGGGCGACCGCAAGGACGACTTCCGCCAGGAGGTCGCCAACTGGGTGTCGCGGCGCGCGCGCGAGGGCGTGAGCTTCGACCCGCAGGACAACGACCGACTGCGCCGCGCGCTCGAGCGGAAGCTCTGGGAGGACAAGAAACACAACATCAACTTCTCCGCGCTGGTCTCGGCCGGGGAACTCGACGACGACGAGCGGAGCGCCTGGGTCGACGCGCTCCACGAGCAGGGATACTCGCGTGAGGGGGCTCGCGAGGTGCTGGAGTTCGCCGGCGCGGAGGTGGCAAAGAGCGAACTGGAGCAGTGA